A window from Branchiostoma floridae strain S238N-H82 chromosome 16, Bfl_VNyyK, whole genome shotgun sequence encodes these proteins:
- the LOC118403629 gene encoding alpha-2 adrenergic receptor-like, with protein MSNENGTNLSQTAGNILLQTAASAYSIPAKVAIGLSASSVMVMIIVGNILVCIAVVTERKLRHPQNWFLVSLAASDLLVGTLIMPFALAYELMGYWAFGPVWCEIWLAMDVFACTASIFNLCLIALERYRCVVNPTAYSSPTINRRQGILIAGAYITAAAISLPPLFGWAEPRAQDGALPECPLHQSLGYVAFSATASFYIPLIVMVTAYICLIVATRAHLRKKLTNCPPATPIASRSRTPMTTPKIRKEKKDGHVTNDVNHLKPPTSIRLQVLSFDSGMGSHSAAGSISQASPCSKPKNGAGKNGEPFKAAAISGTTEKNQGGKEKNGGCQCGQDGADISKENGTEKELKTAAQQLNVAPRCAIETEDSSLQAQAQSTDCIKVLQRVGTRLEMQFDRNRKDEPSPGGERLKILQSRERRFTLIIGLVMGAFIVCWYPFFQLYPIVIACESCKVPEVVFKFFFWIGYCNSAANPIIYTIFNKDFRGAFLRIITCGVRNNRTHGANGR; from the exons GTATGCATAGCTGTCGTCACGGAGCGGAAGTTACGTCATCCCCAGAACTGGTTCCTGGTGTCATTGGCCGCTAGTGACCTACTG GTAGGGACGCTCATCATGCCGTTCGCGTTGGCATATGAGCTGATGGGTTACTGGGCGTTCGGGCCGGTGTGGTGTGAGATCTGGCTGGCCATGGACGTGTTCGCCTGTACCGCCTCTATCTTCAACCTGTGTCTCATCGCGCTGGAGCGGTACCGCTGCGTCGTCAACCCGACAGCATACAGCAG CCCAACGATCAACCGGCGCCAGGGGATCCTGATCGCAGGAGCTTACATCACCGCCGCTGCCATCTCCCTCCCGCCGCTGTTCGGCTGGGCCGAGCCCCGGGCGCAGGATGGCGCCCTCCCGGAGTGCCCACTACACCAGTCCCTTGGCTACGTCGCCTTCTCGGCCACTGCGAGCTTCTACATCCCTCTCATAGTCATGGTGACGGCCTACATCTGTCTGATCGTGGCAACCCGAGCGCACCTCCGAAAGAAGCTGACCAACTGTCCTCCGGCAACTCCTATAGCGTCTCGTTCAAGAACGCCCATGACAACCCCAAAGATaaggaaggagaagaaagatggccatgttacAAACGACGTGAACCATCTTAAACCACCGACGAGTATCCGTTTGCAGGTGTTGAGCTTCGATAGCGGCATGGGTTCCCACAGCGCAGCTGGTAGTATCAGCCAAGCCTCGCCATGCAGCAAGCCAAAGAACGGAGCAGGCAAGAACGGGGAGCCTTTTAAAGCCGCGGCCATCTCGGGAACTACGGAGAAAAATCAAGGGGGCAAGGAGAAAAACGGCGGATGCCAGTGTGGTCAGGATGGCGCAGACATCTCCAAAGAGAATGGCACAGAAAAGGAGTTGAAGACGGCGGCACAACAGCTCAACGTAGCGCCCAGGTGTGCTATCGAGACGGAAGACAGCTCTCTCCAAGCGCAAGCACAGAGCACCGACTGCATCAAAGTTCTGCAGCGAGTCGGCACCAGGTTGGAGATGCAGTTCGACAGGAATCGCAAGGACGAGCCCAGTCCTGGTGGGGAGAGGCTGAAGATTTTACAGTCTCGGGAGCGGCGGTTCACGCTGATCATCGGGCTCGTCATGGGGGCGTTCATTGTGTGCTGGTACCCGTTCTTCCAGCTCTATCCCATCGTTATCGCCTGTGAGTCGTGCAAGGTGCCTGAAGTTGTCTTCAAGTTCTTCTTCTGGATCGGATACTGCAACAGCGCCGCCAACCCGATCATCTATACTATATTTAACAAGGACTTCAGGGGCGCCTTTCTGAGAATCATCACTTGCGGCGTCCGCAACAATCGTACGCATGGCGCCAACGGTAGATGA